The genomic window CGCGGCTGTCGACCACCACCCTGCCCGCGAGCCCCGAGAAAGCCAGCCGCGCCATCGCAAGACGGTCTTGCGCCGGCGTGAGCGTGCGGCTCTTGTGCCAGGCCTGGCCGGTAGGAATGACGTGCAGCTCGGCCAGGCCGAGCTGCGAAAGCGCTGCTTCGGCCAAGGCCACGTGGGCGTTGTGAGGCGGATCGAATGCGCCGCCGAAAACGCCGATGCGCGGAGCGCCGGAGGAACTCACAACCAGTCGCGCCGCACGATGAAGTCGCTGTACAGAGCGGCTTCGGGGCTGCCCGGTTCGGGTTGCTGGCGATAGGCCCAGCTCGCAAGCGGCGGCATCGACAGCAGGATCGATTCGGTGCGCCCGCCCGATTGCAGCCCAAAGTGCGTGCCGCGGTCCCACACCAGGTTGAACTCGACATACCGCCCACGCCGGTACAGCTGAAACGCACGTTCGCGCTCGCCCCACGGCATGCCGCGGCGGCGCTCCACGATGGGCAGGTAGGCCGGCAGAAAAGCATCGCCCACGGAACGCAGCATTGCAAAGCCGTTCTCGAAGCCGCCCTCGGCGAAATCGTCGAAAAAGATGCCGCCGATGCCACGCTGCTCATTGCGGTGCTTCAGAAAGAAATATTCGTCGCACCACGTCTTGAAGCGCGGGTATTTGTCGTCGCCGAATGCAGCGAGCGAATCGCGGCATAGGGTGTGAAAGTGCACCGCGTCTTCCTCGAAGCCATAGCAAGGCGTCAGGTCCATGCCGCCGCCGAACCAGCACACCGGGTCCTTGCCTTCGGGCAACGCGGCCAGCATGCGCACGTTCATGTGAACGATGGGCACGTAAGGATTGCGCGGATGGAACACCAGCGAAACGCCCATGGCCTCGAAAGGCGCGCCAGCGAGTTCGGGCCGGTTCTGCGTGGCCGAGGGCGGCAGCTTGGGCCCTCGCACCTGCGAAAAACCGCAGCCCGCGCGCTCGAACAGTTCCCCGCCTTCGAGAATGCAGGTAAGGCCGTGGCCCTGCAGGCTTTCTCCGGGTTCCTTTTGCCAGTCATCGCGCGTGCAGGCGCCGCCGTCCGCCGCCTCTACTGCTTCGACGATCTGCTGCTGGAGCCTCTGCAGGTAGTCGCCGACGGCCGCCGGATTGGTCTGCTGCATCAAGCCTGCGGGTTGTTGCGCGCGTGAACCGCGCGATACCCGATGTCCTTGCGGTACTGCGCGCCATCGAAGTTGATGCGCGCCGCCACTTCATAAGCCCGCTGCTGCGCGAGCTTTACGCTGTCCGCCAATACGGTGACGCAAAGCACGCGGCCACCGCTGGTCTTCAGTTCGCCGTCTTGCTGCGT from Variovorax paradoxus includes these protein-coding regions:
- the hemF gene encoding oxygen-dependent coproporphyrinogen oxidase; the encoded protein is MQQTNPAAVGDYLQRLQQQIVEAVEAADGGACTRDDWQKEPGESLQGHGLTCILEGGELFERAGCGFSQVRGPKLPPSATQNRPELAGAPFEAMGVSLVFHPRNPYVPIVHMNVRMLAALPEGKDPVCWFGGGMDLTPCYGFEEDAVHFHTLCRDSLAAFGDDKYPRFKTWCDEYFFLKHRNEQRGIGGIFFDDFAEGGFENGFAMLRSVGDAFLPAYLPIVERRRGMPWGERERAFQLYRRGRYVEFNLVWDRGTHFGLQSGGRTESILLSMPPLASWAYRQQPEPGSPEAALYSDFIVRRDWL